A region of the Sphingobium yanoikuyae genome:
TTCAGCATCGAGGCTGGGGCAGAAGCGGCTGAAGCAATCATGGCTCTGGATCAGCGCCCCACCGCCATATTTGCAGTGAACGACAATACCGCCATCGGCGCACTCTCGAAGCTCACCAATATGGGGATCACGGTGCCCGGCGACATCTCGCTCGTTGGCTACAATGATATCCCGATCGTCAGCCATCTGCCGACGCCGCTCACGACGATGCGGGTCCCGTTTGATCAGATCGCGGCAGCGGCGCTTGAGCTACTGGATACGCCACCAGCGGCAGGCAATTCGGCCACAATGCTCGTGGCGCCAACGCTGATTCCGCGCCGGTCGTCCGGACGGCTCGCAGAATAGCTGCCCGTCTGGGAGGGGGAATCTAGATTTGTGGCCTGAACAGCAACAATGGGTCGTACCCTATATGACGCGCGGCAGAATCTCGTGAACAAGCATAATTGCCCAGACGAAATATACCTTTACTCATGAAGATCATTGGCCTCTACTCAGTGAAGAGTTGGAGGGGGTGGAAATGCACCAAGCACGGCGTCTGCTTCTTGGCGCTGGGCTTGCGGCCGCAGCTGCGCCGTAACTGGCCAGCACCGGTCGCCCCAATCAACAGTTTCCAACATTACGGCCGGACAAGGCGCCCCCTCCTGCCAGCTTTGCCAGCGAATGGGCGTCTCTGACGGCCATTGTCTCTCGACCTCCGCCCTGCCCCACGACCGCTTGGGCATTGCGATAGCGCTGTTGCTCCCCATTTCACGGCAGTTCCCGCTGCCCTGCGCAAGCTCATTCACGCAATCATGGATCCAATATCAATACCGCTCCACCAGAAGCCGCGAGGCTGATGGATATGCTACCGTCAGCAGGGCGGCTCGTTTGCACGATATCCCTCGGCCGCTCACCATCCTGCCACATCGTCATTCTGAATGAGGATCCAAGCTTGCCGATCGGCAGTTCGACATGACGCGCCTGGCTGTTGTTGAGTATGCCGACATACCAGCGCCTGCCCTTTCGCCGGGCGATAGCGACATAATCCCCCACATCCCCCGCAAGGAAGCGGGTCTCGTCCCAGCTGGTGGGTAGCATACGGATGACATCAAGTCCTGCAGGGCTGGCAGCATAGCTGTCGGGACTGTCGGACACACAGGCGAAAGGACTTTCATAGACCACATAAAGTGCAAGCCCATGAGCACGGGTCGTCTGGACGAAGGGCAGATCGTTACGGATTGCGAAGTCGGCCGGCGCGACATTGTTGAAGCCCCCCGGCGTATAGTCCATCGGGCCCAGCAAGCCGCGCGTATAGGCGAGCATCACATTGTGATCGGCGGTGATCCGCCGGCTCCATTTATTATATTCCGCGCCCATCACCCCTTCCTGGGTCAGGAAATTGGGATAGGTGCGCGTCAGCCCGCGCGGCACATAGGCACCGTGCAGATTGACCATCAGCTTGTGGCGCGCCGCAACTTCCAGCAGGCGATGATACCAGGCGACCATCGCCTGATCGTCGCGGTCCATGAAGTCGACCTTGATGCCGGCAATGCCCATACGCGCATATTGGGCGAGCGCCGCTTCCATATCCGCGTCCAGCGCCCGCCAGTTGAACCAGAGCCAGAGGCGCACCCCCTTCCGGCCAGCATAATCGATGAGGCCGGGCAAATCGATGTCCGGTGTCCAGTGCATAACATCAGCACCGGGGCGCACGTCGCCGCCACCACCCGCGCCCTGATACCAGCCCTCGTCGATCAGGCTGTATGGGAGGCCATTGGCAGCGGCGAAATCAATATAGGCCTTGGCCGTGGCGGTGTTGGTGCCGGCTTTGTCGACCCCCTTCAGGCTGGGGCCGTTCCACCAGTCCCAGGCCGACAGGCCCGGCCTGATCCAGTCGGTCTGCGCCACTCGCGACGGTTCGGCGAGGCTGGTGACCAGCGTAGAGGCGGCCAGGTCCCCCGCCCGGTCCGCCAGCATGACGAGCCGCCAGGGACTGGCGAGCGGCGCCCCCACCTTGCCACGGACCGCGACCCTCGGATCGTCGAGCGCCGGTGACAGGCGCGCCGCAAAGCCCGGGCCGCCATCGCCGCGCCCGGTCAGATAAAGGCCGGCATAGTCGCTCAGCCCAGCTTCAGTGATGGCCAGTGCCTTGCCGCCACTTTCGCACAGCATCGGGAGGTCGAACAGATTGTGCGGTCTTACTTTGGCGGGTTCGACCGGCTCATATTCGCCCTCATGGCTCTTGCCGAACGATCCGATGTTGAAACCCCAGCAACGGCTGTCGGCCGCGACGCGAAATTCGGTCCGCTCCTCACGGATGACCGACACGGCAATCTGCGGCTGAACCGGCAGGATGGTGCGAAAGGCCACACCATCATCATAGGCACGCAGTTCCACCGTCAGCGCGCGGTTCGCGCCATCCTTTTGTGTCAGCTCCACGCGCAGCGCGCGATAGCGATCGGCGGCGGAAGCCGCCTTGCCCGCGACGATGGGATAGCGATCCTCCCCGGACGACGCCTGACTGGCCGTCAGCGCCAGATTGGTCGCCAAGGGGCCGTCGTCCAATGTCAGCCCCAGCGGCGAGGGGTCGACCAGGCGGTGCCCATCCCGATCCACCGACCAGAGCGGCTGCCCCTGCGCATCCAGAGTGAGGCTGATCCGGTTATGCCCGTCGGGCGACGCAACGACCCGCGACTGGGCGGCGGCCGGCAGTGCATAGCCCAGTGTGAACAAGGGTAGTGCCAGCAAAGGCAACGCCCGACGTCCCCGCATCACAACGCCCCTTCTACGGCAGCCAGGACCATAGCATCGGCGGACAGGCACAGGGATGCCGGGCTGTCGAGATAGAGGCATTCGCCCACGCCCGCGCTGTCGCCGTCGGCCGTGGCGAAGCCGGCCAGCGGGATGATCCAGACCGGCTGCTGCCCCAGTCGTGCGCGCAGCCCGTCGGCATCGGTCGCCCGCAGCACGGTGAAGATCGGGCAGCGAGCCAGTATGCGCTCGACCGCCCCCCCCTGTGACGCCCGCACCGCCTGGGCCATGTCATAGGGCAAGGCGCGCGACACCGCTGTGCCATCCGCCAGATGCAGTTCGCGCGGGCGACCATAATCATAGAGGCGATAGGTCACGTCGACATTCTGCTGAATTTCGACCAGCATGATCCCCGCTCCCACCGCATGGACGGTGCCGGCGGGAATGAAGAAGAAGTCGCCCGGTGCGACCGGATGCCATATCATTTCCCGTTCGATCGATCCATCCAGCGCGGCGTCACGCAATTGCTGCGGATCGAGTGGCCGCCGCACGCCGATGCCAAGCGTCGCGCCGGGCTGTGCATCGATGATGTACCAGCATTCACTCTTGCCGCCGGCCAGTCCCCGCGCCCGCGCCTGCACATCATCGGGATGAACCTGGACCGACAGGCGCTCGCTGGTGAAGAGATATTTGACCAGCAACGGCAGATGCGCGCCATCGGGCGGCGTGAACCAGAGTTCACCGATCGGGTCTTTCAGGTTCGCTGGCACCGCCGCCCAGTCCGGCAGGTCATGGCGCCCCCAAGGCTTTTCGACAAAATTCGCGACGAGCTTCATGCAATCATCCTTGTTTCAAAGCTGCTGGGCGGCAAGGACCGGAGCGATCAGACGCTCCATCAACTCATAGCCCGCCTCGGTGGGGTGGACGCCGTCTTTCGCCAGCCCCGGCTTCATGCCGCCGGAGCCGTCATCCAGGACGGCATGATAGTCGATCCAGGTCGCACCGCCCTGCTCCGCATGACTTTTGAGCCAGCGATTGAGCGAGGCGATTGGCGTGCGCGTGTCCAGGCCTGGCCGCCAGGGAAAGCTGGCCGCTGGCGGAATCGCGCTCAGCAGCACCTGCACATCGTGCGCGCGGGCAAGCGTTGTCATGGCGGCCAGATTGTCCCGGCTCATCGCTTGGGTCATGGGCCCGCTATTGCCAGCAATGTCGTTGGTCCCGGCCATGATATGCACCGCGCGCGGCTTCAGCGCGATGACATCCGCCATCATCCGCAACAGCATCTGCGGCGTGGTCTGCCCGCTAATGCCGCGATTGACCCGGCCGGGCGTGAAGAAGGCCGGTCGCTTGTCCTTCCACCCTTGAGTGATGCTGTCGCCGATGAAGACGATACCGGTTTGCGTACCGCTGTCGATCAGCACGCGATTGTCGGCGGCGTAGCGATCCAGCCAGGCGAAATCGCTGTGCAGCCGCCTTTCTGCGTCATTTTCCACCCGACAATCCTGCGCCATGGCCGGCATCGCCGTCCCCAGCGGCAGCGCCGCCGCCATGCCCATGATTGCGCGCCGCGTGATTTCACCCGTCATATCCGATCCATCCAATCGCACGGAATTGCCGCCAGCGATGTCTCGGGCGTAACGCCGCGCGCATCGAAGGTCACATGGCGGCGGCCTGGCGCATAGCGGGGCCACGCGGGCTTGTCGGCCGGCGCGGGCACGCCGCTGTAGGCAAAGGCCAGCCAATAATCCTGCATCGAGAGTGCCAAGCCTATCGGCTGGTCTGCCATTACATAGTCTATATCAGCGCCATGGAAGCTGCGCCCACCATCGGGTGCCAGATCGAATTCATAGCGCCATACCGGCCAGCCGGATTCCGCCAGAAGATCAGCCAAGCGACCCGAAGGACAGCGAAAGAGAATGTCGGTCGCGATCCGCAGGTCTCGATCGCCCAGCCGCGGGTCGGGGGTGGGATCAGGTTCGTCGAGCCGATAGAAGGCGCGCGCCTTGCCGGCATGGGCGCCAAAAGCGGCATCGACATTGGCGTCGCGATGGGCGCGACCGCCGGGCAAGCCGAACTCGGCACGATTGGACCCGATGATGACCGGTCGCGCCGGCCCCTGCCGTAACAGACTGCGCGGATCATCCGGCAGCACGGCGCCGTCGATAGTCGGCCGCAGCCACAGGAAATCATCACTTTCCAGTCGCTCGTCATGCAGGCGCAGGTCCGCTGCCAGCACGGCGGCCGACGATGCCCCACGCAGCAGCCCGGCATTGCCGCCACTGCCAAGCAGCGCGTCAAGCTGATCGCCGATGCGCAAGGCGCGATCGAGCGGACGGGTGGGCAATCCGAAATTGGGGGTTCCGCTTTGCAGGATGGCACGGGCGAATAGCCGGCGGGCCGTAGGCGCTGCCAGCAGCAGGCCGACATCCTGGGCGCCGGCGGATTCGCCGAAAATGGTGACATTGGCGGGATCGCCACCGAAACGCGCAATATTGTCCTGTACCCAGCGCAGCGCTACAATCTGGTCCATCAGCCCATAATTGCCGCTGGCGCCATGCGCTTCCGCCGACAGAGCACGATGGCTCAGAAAGCCGAAAATACCTAGCCGATACTGGATTGCGACCAGCACGATGCCGCGTAGCGCCAGCGCCGCCTTGACCGTGTCGCCTGCCGATCCGGCCCGGTTGCTGCCACCATGGATCCAGACCATGACCGGACGATGTCCAGCCAGCCCGGGGGTCGCCACGTCCAGCGTCAGGCAATCCTCGCTCCCCGCGACATGATCGCTTCGGTTCCAGCCATAATCATTCTGCAGGCATGCCGGCACCCGCGTGGTGGCCATGCGCACGCCGCGCCAGGGCGTGACCGGCTGCGGCGCCCGCCAGCGCAATGCCCCCACCGGCGCAGCGGCAAAGGGGATGCCGCGAAACAGCAGCGGATCATCCGATGCGCCTGCGATCCCCTCGATCACGCCGCCGGTCACCGCCACCTGCGGCGGCGCGGCCGCCGCCAGCAACAGCGGCGCAAGGAAGAGGGCTAAATGCCGCTTCATCTCACTGCCCGGCGGCGACGCTCTGCGGCACGACATTCCATCCGCGCAGGGTGACGGACGGGACACCGCTCTGGCTGGCGGGATAACGGATGGTGACGCTGCGCTTTTCTCCCGGCAACAGCGCGACATAATTGTCGCTATAATAGGCCGGCAGGATGCGGGTGCCCCGCGCATCGAGCAGGGTCAGCTTGGCATTGAGCACCGGCACCGCCGCGTCATTGGCCAGGGTGACGGTCAGCATCTGCTCGCCATCCACCTGTGCAGGCACGCCGACCTGCATGCCGAGCCGCACCTGTTGCAGCCCGTCGAGCGCGCGATAGGCCGCCTCATCCTTGCCGCGCCAATAGAAATTCTCCGACAGCAATTTGCCTGCCTTGTCGGTCAGACGCAGCGACACCAGCAGCATCGGATCGCTGGCGAACAGCCGTTCAAGCGGGACGGCCGCCAGTTCCACACGCTGGTTGGCGGGCAGGTCCAGCCGGTCGCTACGGCTGAACAGCGTGCGGTTGTCAAGGCTGACCACCTTCACGCTGGCGGTGAGGCCGGGCAGTGCATTGCGCGTGGTGTTGAGCGCGATCAGTTCATTGCCCGGCAGGTTGAGCTGGACGTGAACCGGCTCGACCGCCTTCTTCGCCCCATAATAGGCGCCATGGGTGTCATAATCCCAGCTATGGATCTGCCAGGCGTTCGACGGCCAGGCCGGATGGGTCATCCACAGAAGCCGACCGCTATTCTTGGTCCAGAGATGGCCCAGAAAGCCCTCATACATGGCCTTGTGGGTTTCGAGGTTCATCATCTGCGCCTTGCGCTCGAAATCCTCGAAACTGGTTGCCGGGCCGAACATGTTCGCCAGCGTCGACATGAAGGTCTTCGTGTCGCCATTCCCGCTGAAATGCCAGTCATGATAGGCAAGCGTGTCACTGAGCGGCCAGAGGTCGGCCTGGGGCACGGACGCCGCAACCGATTCCAGCGTGGACAGGGATGGCGTGCCGGTCTCGACCGAAAAGCCGGAGGCGAGATCGGTAAAATAGCCCTCGGGCGCGCGATAATTATAGGGACCAGAACCCTGCAGATTTACCGTGTTGGAACTGCCGGTGAACCAGCGCGTGCCGTCCAGTTCGAACACCAGATCGTCAAGCTTCTCGTTCAGCAGCGGATAAGGCACGCCTTCGTTGCGACCGAACCACAGGATGATGGAGGGATGGTTGCGATAGCGACTGACCGTGTCGCGGGCATTGGCCAGGAACAGTTGCGGATCTTGCGGCTCGACCTGGAAATTCTGGGTCGACTGCCAGAAGTCATTGAGCACCATCATGCCATATTCGTCGGCCAGATCGTAAAATTCCGGCTCCGTATTGGTACCCATCCAGTTGCGGATGATGTTCATATGCGCTTCTTTTTCGAGGCGGAAATAGGGCTCCAATCGGTCGCGCGAGATGCGCTTCATGGCATCGTCCATGCCCCAATTGCCGCCTCGCGCCGCGATCTTCACGCCATTGACCCGGATGGTGAGATGCGGTTCGGGCAATGTATCGGCAGCGCCCAGCGCGGTGACAGCGGGGGAAGCCTCGCCCGCCGCAGTCAGCGATTCCGCCCAGCCCTTCGGGCTCTGCTTGATCGCTTCATGCCGGACATCGATCAGCTTCTGGCCCGCCAGCCCGCCATTGGTGGTCTGCACATTGACGCGGCGCAGCGCGCCCTTCGCATCGAACAGCGAGAGGTCGTAGCTGACTTCGCGGATGCCGAAACGGGTCGATCGATGGTCCGACGCGGCGCCATCGACGCTGGCCGTCAGATCCAGTCTGTGAAGCGCCGGATCGCCATAGCCATTGGGCCACCAGAGACGGGGATTGCGGACCCGCAGCGCCGCAAACTCGGTGGGGGCAAAGCGCACTTCGCCTGCGCCCGGGGCCAGATCGATCGCCTTTTCCACGACCACATCGTCGAACGCCGCCCGGACGGTGACGCGGCGACTGGCTGTGCCGTCATTACGCAACGGCACGGTGATGAAGATGTCGGCACTGTCGGTGCGTGGTAGCGGCAGATCGGTCACGACATGCGGATCGAGTATGCGGACTTCGCCATGCGCCTGCAATTCAACGCCCTGCCACAGACCGGTATTGCGATCGCGAATACCCGGAATCCAGTCCCAGCCCTCGGTCGCGACAAAGGTCGGCCCGTCGATCGCGAGCTGGCCGCCATTTTCGCCGACGCCCGCCTTGATCGACTGCTCGTGTGGAATGCCGGGATGAGGCGGTGGCGACACACGGACCGCCACGACATTTTCGCCCGGAACAGCTGTGAAAGCGAACTGCCCGCGCGTGAAGGCGCCGATCGTCGCGCCCAGACGCTGGCCATTGGCCCAGGCCTCGCCCGCATAATTAATGCCGTTGAAGAGGATGGTGAGCTTCTTGCCTGCCACGTCGGCCGGCAGGATGAAGCGAGTGCGATACCAATAATCCTGTCGTGCCAGGCTTTCCGGAATCGCCATATTGTTGAGGCCATAATAGGGGTCGGGATAGACGCCCCGGTCCACCAATGTCGTCAGGACCGTGCCCGGCACGGTCGCGACGCGCCATTCCCCCGACGGATTGCCCGGAAGCGACAACGCCGCGCCATCCTGCTTTACGCCGGGAGCCGCCGCCAGTTGCCAGCCATTGACGCGCCAGCGATCGGACGCGACCGCTTCCAGGGCCGGCGCATCGGACGCGGGCTTGGCGACCGGGCTGGAATAGCCGCCCCTGCCCTGCGGCAGGGTCCAGGCATCCTGCTGTTTCCACAGGCCGGTATTGGCGCGGCTCTGCCATTCCCATCCCGCCCCGACATGCCAGAACTGGATGAGATCGAAAACCGGCCGCGCAGCCGCAGCGGCGGCGACCTGCGCATCGGTCAGCGGTTCGGTCGCAACCCCCGCCCCGGCCAGTGCGCCGCCAAAATGCGCGGCGTCTGCCTGGGCAGGCGCGACATGAATCTGGGGCGCGAAAGGGGGGATTTGGGTCGCACCGCGCGCTACCGCGCGGCCACCGACATAGAGTATCGTCTGGCCATTATCGATCGTCGCACTGACATGCGTCCACCGGTCGGCGACCAGAACCTGCGGTGCCGCCAGCACAGTGCCTGCCATCTTCACCGCCGGTCGGCCATCGCGGAGCAGCAATTGCGGCCCCTGCCCGGCCAGCGCGCCGAGCTGGAGCAGGGCAATGTCGCCCTTCGCGATGCGATCCGGCCGGACCCAGGCGGTCAGGCTGAGCGGCGCGCCCGCCGTCGCCAGGGCCGATCCCGGCGCGATCGCGCGGTCGATGCCGATGCCGCCTTCCAGAAAGATCGCATTGAAGGTCGCGCCCGATCCATAAGGCGCCGCGGCGCTATCCCCCTGCTGAGCGATCGCCATGCCGCTCAGCGCAATGAGGGACGATCCCAGCAGAGCCTGAATGATTGCGCGCATGAAATCCTCTCCCCGTTCTTCGTCAAAATCCGGTCCGGTCTTGGCCAGCTTCCCTTTGCGTTCTGCAATGAACTGATTTAATAAGTCAAATTGAAATATTCATTTGGAGGGTGATGATGGACAGGCAAGCGGGTGCCATGCCCGTGCGTTTTGCGGCTTCGGCCGGCCTTGCCGGGCTATTGTTCGGTTTTGACACGGCCGTCATTTCCGGCGCCACCGATTCGCTGCGGACAGCCTTTGCCCTGTCACCGACAGGCCTGGGCCTTGCCGTTTCCGCCGCCCTGTGGGGGACGCTGGTGGGGGCTACCTGTTCCGGGCGCCCCGGCGATCGCTGGGGCAGCCGCACTCTGCTGATCTGGATCGCGGCGGCCTACCTCCTCTCCGCCCTTGCCTCCGCCATGGCCCCCAGCTTCTGGTCCTTTTCCCTCGCCCGTTTCATCGGAGGCCTCGCAATAGGCGGCTCCTCCGTACTGGCGCCGGTCTACATATCGGAAATCAGCCCGGCCCGGCGACGCGGCCTGCTGGTTGGCCTTTTCCAGTTCAATATCGTGGCCGGGATCCTGCTCGCCTATCTCAGCAATTTCCTGATCGCCATGCAGTTTCCTGAAGCGATCGCCTGGCGCTGGAAACTGGCAGCTGCCGCCCTGCCATCACTGTTGTTCCTGATCCTGATGTTCGACCTGCCAGCCAGCCCGCGCTGGCTGGCCAGCAAGGGCCTTATGGTCCAGGCTCGGCTGGCGGCAAAGCGACTGGGCATGGACAGCGGCGACTGGCCCGATGTCACGCCGCCCTCGCCTGGCGCGCGCCTCAACTGGCATCAGCATGCCCGGCCGATCCTGCTGGCGCTGGCAATCGCAGCTTTCAACCAGTTGTCGGGGATCAATGCGATCCTTTATTATATCAATGATATATTTGCAGCGGCCGGGTTCAGCCGCCTGTCCGCCGACATGCAGGCAGTGGCCATCGGGCTCGCCAATCTTGGCGCCACCCTGTTTGCCATGGCGATCATCGATTCGGTCGGACGACGACCGCTGCTGCTCATTGGCGCAGCCGGCACCTGCCTGGCGCTGAGCGGCGTTGCCGCCATTTATGCCACCGGCAGCGGGGCCGTGTTGCTGCTGCCACTGCTGATCCTTTTCATTGTCAGTTTCGCCGTCTCGCAGGGGGCAGTGATCTGGGTCTATCTCTCCGAAATATTTCCCACCCCGGTCCGCGCCCGTGGGCAGGCCCTGGGCAGCGCCACCCATTGGGTACTCAACGCACTCATTTCCTTCGCCTTCCCCGTCATCGCCGCGTGGAGCCATGCCTGGCCATTTGCGATCTTCGCTGCTGCGACGGCTGCGCAGCTGCTTGTGGTCTGGTTCTTCTTTCCCGAAACCCGTGGCGTCGCGCTGGAGGATATTGACCTTGCAACAGGCCTGTCACGCACTCCGCACCCTCATTAAGGAAAGTGATTTAATGTTCCCGCCTTGCCACATGGCGGCATCCGCCCGTAGCGAAACAGGAAAGGCCCGTCGTCGACGCGCCAGGGATTAGGATGTCGGCCGTTTGCGCGCCGCAGGATGGATGGACAAGATGCCACAAAATAAGATCCGGCTTTCAGGAACCAATCTGGAACGGGCCGCCGACCATAATCAGCGGGTTACCTTGCATGCCATCCGCGTGAAAGGGCCGCTGACCCGCGTCGATCTCGCCCATATCACTGGCCTGACCCCGCCCGCGATCGCCAACATCACGAAAAAGCTGCTCAGCGAGGGGCTGATCGAGGAAGCCGGCCAGAAGCGTGGCGGCCGGGGGCAGCCGGCCACCAAGCTGGTGATCAACAAGACCGCCTGCTATGCCATCGGCGTCAATATCGACCGCGACCATGTCACCATCGTGCTGGTGGACTTTGCCGGCCAGACCCTGGCGCGGGTCTCGCGGGAAATCCCCTTTCCATCGCCCGAGGATGTCCAGTCCCTCTATCTCCGCTCGATCGACAATCTGATCCAGGAAGCCGGCATCGATGCCAGCGCACTGGTTGGCATCGGCGTGGCCAAGCCCGACGACATGGGACTGGTTGACCTGCCCGGCCGTCCAAGAGATTATGACCGGTGGGAAGACACCGACATCGCCGCCCTGTTCGAACGGCCGATCGCGCTGCCGATCTTCATCGAAAATGATGCCGCCGCCGCCGCGACCGGCGAGTTGCAACTGGGCCATGGGCAGAAGCATCCCAGCTTCTTCTACATCCTCATCACCTCGGGCCTGGGCGGCAGCCTGGTGCTCGACAGCACCTATTTCCCCGGCGCTGATGGCCGCAGCGGCGAAATCGGCTTTCTGATGGTCGATGACGGAGCGGGTGGACGCGACCAGTTGCAGAATATCGTGTCGCTGTCCGGTCTGACGGTCGAACTGGCCAGCGCCGGCATGACGCTGGGCGACCTGTTTTCGCACCGCGCATCCGATCCGGCATTGACAGCCATTGTCGAACGGTGGATCGATCGATCGGTCGAGCGGCTGGTCGATCCGTTGATCGCAGTCAACTGCCTCCTCAATCCCGGCACGATCCTGATCGGCGGCCGCCTCCCCGGCCCCTGGGTCGATCAGATCGCCCTGCGCCTCAATCGGCAATTGCGCCAGCGGGCGCCCCATGTCCCGGTCCTGGCACCGGTCAGCCGTGCCTTCCTGGCCGAAGACGCGCCGGCCGTGGGCGCCGCGATCCTGCCTTTCAGCCATTTTCATCTGCCCAAGCCGACCGCACTCTGGACCACCGATGTGGTGGAGGGCGCGGCCACATAGCAAGGGCACAACAAGCCCGGAGAGACGAATGCAACCGCCTGAACGCGGCACGACCAGTGCCTTTCTATCTGTCACCACCCTGTTTTTCGCCTGGGGTGCGATCACATCGCTGATCGACCCGCTGGTCGCCGCGGTGAAGGGGATATTCAATCTTTCCGACCTGATGGCGCAGCTGAGCACCTCCGCATTCTTCATCGCCTATGGCCTAGTGTCGCTGCCCGCCGCCGGACTAGTGCGCCGGCTGGGGCCGGCCAATGCGATCCTCTCTGCCCTTGCGATGATGATCATCGGCTGCCTCACCATGCTGAGCGCAGCGAATATGGCCATTTACGCGCTGGTCCTTGCCGGCCTGTTCATCTTGGCCAGCGGCATCACCATCCTTCAGGTCTCGGCCAATCCGCTGGCCGCAGCCTTGGGCGCGCCGGAGCGCAGCCATCTGCGCCTGACGCTGAGCCAGGCATTCAACTCCTTTGGCACCTTTCTCGGCCCGATCCTGGGCGCCCATCTCTTCCTTAATGGGCTGGAAGTAAAGCAGGGCGCCACCGTCACCCCAGAAGCCCGTGCCGATGCCCTCGCTGGAATCGACACCGCTTATTTCTGGATCTGCGGCCTGATCGGCCTGTTACTTGCCTATTTCCTTTTTCGGCGTCGCCTGATCCAGCAGGTGCTGGTGAGCCGCGCAACGGCGGCAAACGAATGCGTCGGGGGCGGCGGCTTGCTGCGCGACGCACTGTCATCGCCCTGGACACTGGTCGGCGGGCTCGCGATATTCCTCTATGTCGGGGCCGAAGTCGCCATCGGATCGCAAATGGCGCTGTTCCTCAATTCCGACGCTGTCTGGGGGCGATCCGACTTGCCCTTCACCATGCCGCTGATCGGCGC
Encoded here:
- a CDS encoding sugar porter family MFS transporter, with protein sequence MPVRFAASAGLAGLLFGFDTAVISGATDSLRTAFALSPTGLGLAVSAALWGTLVGATCSGRPGDRWGSRTLLIWIAAAYLLSALASAMAPSFWSFSLARFIGGLAIGGSSVLAPVYISEISPARRRGLLVGLFQFNIVAGILLAYLSNFLIAMQFPEAIAWRWKLAAAALPSLLFLILMFDLPASPRWLASKGLMVQARLAAKRLGMDSGDWPDVTPPSPGARLNWHQHARPILLALAIAAFNQLSGINAILYYINDIFAAAGFSRLSADMQAVAIGLANLGATLFAMAIIDSVGRRPLLLIGAAGTCLALSGVAAIYATGSGAVLLLPLLILFIVSFAVSQGAVIWVYLSEIFPTPVRARGQALGSATHWVLNALISFAFPVIAAWSHAWPFAIFAAATAAQLLVVWFFFPETRGVALEDIDLATGLSRTPHPH
- a CDS encoding ROK family transcriptional regulator, translated to MPQNKIRLSGTNLERAADHNQRVTLHAIRVKGPLTRVDLAHITGLTPPAIANITKKLLSEGLIEEAGQKRGGRGQPATKLVINKTACYAIGVNIDRDHVTIVLVDFAGQTLARVSREIPFPSPEDVQSLYLRSIDNLIQEAGIDASALVGIGVAKPDDMGLVDLPGRPRDYDRWEDTDIAALFERPIALPIFIENDAAAAATGELQLGHGQKHPSFFYILITSGLGGSLVLDSTYFPGADGRSGEIGFLMVDDGAGGRDQLQNIVSLSGLTVELASAGMTLGDLFSHRASDPALTAIVERWIDRSVERLVDPLIAVNCLLNPGTILIGGRLPGPWVDQIALRLNRQLRQRAPHVPVLAPVSRAFLAEDAPAVGAAILPFSHFHLPKPTALWTTDVVEGAAT
- a CDS encoding MFS transporter: MQPPERGTTSAFLSVTTLFFAWGAITSLIDPLVAAVKGIFNLSDLMAQLSTSAFFIAYGLVSLPAAGLVRRLGPANAILSALAMMIIGCLTMLSAANMAIYALVLAGLFILASGITILQVSANPLAAALGAPERSHLRLTLSQAFNSFGTFLGPILGAHLFLNGLEVKQGATVTPEARADALAGIDTAYFWICGLIGLLLAYFLFRRRLIQQVLVSRATAANECVGGGGLLRDALSSPWTLVGGLAIFLYVGAEVAIGSQMALFLNSDAVWGRSDLPFTMPLIGAIMGDDGQAGVSLQEAGKAVALYWGGAMIGRLGGTALLMRISAARLLAFAAGIAMALCLYVAQIGGVSAGFAALSIGLFNSVMFPLIFTLTLERSSASAEATSGFLCMAIVGGAAIPPLVGLVSGIHGYGPAMIVPAVCYALLLLFALVAGARPGQAAHRVSLAAGH